TAGTAGCCCGATTAAAGAAATTTTGTATAGACTTCTTGCCGTATAGGGACAGGGAATAATGAGACAAGTTCCTTTGTCCCTTTAACTATAGTGAGTAGAAGGCAAGTATCTGCGGGTTTTTTAAGAGGTAATTACGTTTTAAAATTATCTATTACTAATTACTCATTACCAAGTAAAACAGCCATACTACTCAGTAATTAACCGATTACTAAAACAACACTTAACATATATGCAGCCAGCATCTCATCCAACAGTCATCCTGGGTGGTGGCTTTGCTGGGTTATTTACAGCTTTGCACTTAAGCCAGCAAAACTACTTTCAACCAATTATTTTAATTGAACAGCGCGATCGCTTCAGTTTTAAACCGTTGTTATATGAACTATTAAGCGGCGAACTGCACAGCGAACAAGTATATCCTCATTACCAAGAACTTTTAACTGGTAGCAGAGTTAACTTTGTACAAGACACTGTACAATCAATTGACCTACATCAACGCAGCGTTAACACAGCCTCCGGTCAGTCTTTCTACTACAGCAACTTAGTATTAGCACTGGGTAGCAAAACAACTTATTTTAACACCCCAGGCGCGGCAGAACACGCAATGCCATTTACATCAGGGGAACAGGCGATCGCACTGCGAAAACACTTACGCCATAGATTACATCAAGCCATCCAAACAACAAACCCAGAACGCCGTCGCCTACTGCTCACCGTCGCTATCATTGGTGCAGGCCCGGCTGGTGTTGAATTGGCTTGTACATTAGCTGATTTACTTCCCATTTGGTATGACGAGTTGGGTGGTGATGGTAGTGAAATTCACATTGTTTTAGTTAACCGCAGTCGGGAAATTCTCAAAGGTGATGTGAATAGCAGTTTGCGCTGTACCGTCCAGCGTGCGATGAAAAACCGGGTTATTCCTGTGGATTTTCTGTTTGATGCGGCTGTCACAAAGATTACATCTGATGGTGTAGAGTATCGGCAAAATGAAAAAACGCAGATGTTACAAGCGGGAACGATCGCTTGGACTGCGGGAACTGCACCTAATCCTTTGTTGATGGAGTTACCAGTTACTCAAAACCGAGGACGGTTACTGGTGAAACCCACATTGCAACTACCAGATTTTCCTGAAGTCTTTGCGGCTGGGGACTGTGCTATTGATAACGATAATCCCCAACCACCCACAGCCCAAGTTGCCTATCAACAAGGAATTGCGATCGCCCAAAATCTCAAGCGGCTGAGGGAAA
Above is a genomic segment from Nostoc sp. MS1 containing:
- a CDS encoding NAD(P)/FAD-dependent oxidoreductase, which gives rise to MQPASHPTVILGGGFAGLFTALHLSQQNYFQPIILIEQRDRFSFKPLLYELLSGELHSEQVYPHYQELLTGSRVNFVQDTVQSIDLHQRSVNTASGQSFYYSNLVLALGSKTTYFNTPGAAEHAMPFTSGEQAIALRKHLRHRLHQAIQTTNPERRRLLLTVAIIGAGPAGVELACTLADLLPIWYDELGGDGSEIHIVLVNRSREILKGDVNSSLRCTVQRAMKNRVIPVDFLFDAAVTKITSDGVEYRQNEKTQMLQAGTIAWTAGTAPNPLLMELPVTQNRGRLLVKPTLQLPDFPEVFAAGDCAIDNDNPQPPTAQVAYQQGIAIAQNLKRLRENKPTIPLQIQMRGTLMKLGLNEGVANLFNKLQIKGQPGHLIRQGAYLQLLPNSAHNFKVTSEWLTDELFQRHRAATPMQLGQTPWLSGVATAAAALILATPLVWRAAQPMQFQQNLIWTGVPALLDQLAPPSR